The genome window CTGGACATGGAAAAAATTATCGCTGACCTCAATCCCAATCTTGCTGTTGGAACGATCCCTCCCTCTCCGGAAACGTCCTCGGAAGCCGAAGTCCATTATAAAACGCTGATTGCCGACGACTCTTCGACAATTCGTCACATGATTGGCCATTCCCTGGAAACAGCCGGCTTTGAAGTGGAACGAACGATCAACGGCAAGATGGCATGGGATAAACTCATGGAGTGGAAAGAACGCGCAGTCCAAAACAACCGCCCGATCTCCGACTATGTCCACCTTGTTGTTTCAGACATTGAAATGCCTGCCATGGATGGGCATACCTTAACCAAGAAGATCAAGGACGATCCCTTTCTCTCCAATATTCCGGTCATTCTTTTTTCGTCGCTCATCACTGAAGGTTTGCGCCACAAAGGTGAATCAGTAGGAGCCGACGACCAGATATCCAAACCAGAACTTGCAGAAGTCGCTATACGTGCCAAAATGTTGGCTGATAAACATTGGCCAACCTAACCTCACTATTTTCCTCAAGGCTTCCCTCATGAAGCCTTGAGGTCAAATCCATATTGCGTGTCCTGCCAATCCACAGAAAACGGATTGCACTGACAATGTGCCCTCCTCTTGGCAGAAACCAGGAAAGACCGTACACTTCCGTAACAATATACGTTTTCCTCTCTGCAACAAGGATGACCTCATGCTTTTCATTGATCCGATTCATCGTGCATGTGTTTTTGGCCTTCTCTTTCTCGTCGCGATGACGGCATCATATTCGGATATCACATCACGCCGGATTCCCAATCTATTGACCTACCCCTCCATGCTTGTCTTTCTTCTTGTGCATTTCATTTTTGCTGGCGTATTCGGATTGAAAACATCGGCGATT of Desulfovibrio inopinatus DSM 10711 contains these proteins:
- a CDS encoding chemotaxis protein; translation: MTPSDILLESGTNELEIIEFLIKEIDDEGKEHTGHYGVNVAKVLEIIRLPRVTALPGHFHPAVMGTFNMRNNIIALIDLCAWLGKTPVETDTPKVIVTEFNRVVNAFLVSGVTRIYRLSWERIEPPDINMQTYAEGCITGVVRMEDRILFILDMEKIIADLNPNLAVGTIPPSPETSSEAEVHYKTLIADDSSTIRHMIGHSLETAGFEVERTINGKMAWDKLMEWKERAVQNNRPISDYVHLVVSDIEMPAMDGHTLTKKIKDDPFLSNIPVILFSSLITEGLRHKGESVGADDQISKPELAEVAIRAKMLADKHWPT